Genomic window (Cellulosilyticum lentocellum DSM 5427):
TTATAATAAAAAATAAGTCATAACTAAATTTATTTTAGAAGATAAAGAGCTGATGTGCAACGATTGATAAGTATTAGTCATGTGGTTAATTGTGGTAAAAAATGAGTACTAAAACTTACAAGACTATTGAAATTAAGGGGAAGTGCTTATATGAAAGTTTAAAACAACACAAATAATTGTATAATAAAAGTTATTATTTAGCATAAGAGAGCAAGAAAATACTATTTTGTTGTTAAAAGATAAACGTATGGGAAAGAGTTGGTCTAAGGCAATAATATACAGTATAAAACAGCCTTCTATGAATTTGATTAATCATAGAAAGCTGTTTATAGAGCGTATCATTAGACTTTTATTTTCTTCTATTTAGTTAATAACAATAGCTGTTGAATCTAGAATATTATCATAGATCCACTGAGCATTTTTGGTTGCCAATCTAACACAGCCGTGACTTAAAGCCATACCTAATCGGTCGTCAATGACTTCGGTTCCCTCTGCATTATATAGGATGGAATGATAATAATAAGCACCTTTGATTCTAGTGGCATATTTGACTCTATAAGTGTCAGTGCCAAAGTAAGGCTTTCTACCAGTGACATAAAAAGTCCCTTTGATTGTAGGAGTACTAGGCTTTCCAACAGTACATTCCCATTTATAAAGTAGCTTCCATAGATTATCGCTACCTCTTTCGTATATATAGGTAGACTTATTTTCTAAGTCTGTTGTAATTAGATTTGTGGTTGGGCTTTTAATCTGGTTATCATTTACAAACCGAGTCATATCCGTGTAAAAATAGGTGAAATCATATGCTGTCGGAGGATTACCATCATCAGATAAAAAAGTGGTAAATATATAGCCTTTTCTATCATTATAGATAACCTGACTCCAGTCCCCAACCACAGATAAAACTTCTACTTCAGATTTGGCTGGGACGACAGTTACTGGGTTAGATTCAGCAGCTGGATAGGACCTTAAAAGAGTATCTCTCCAGGTATATTTTGTGATTGATAGGTAAGAAGCATAGACATAACCTTTTTGGTTGTTATAGATGACCTCATACCAATCTTCTGCAGAATCAATAACTTGCACCTTTGAACCTGCAGGGATTACAGTAAGTACATTAGAGGTTGTAGTGTTGCTTTCTCTTAGATTAACATTAGCCAAAGTATATTTATAGGAATCTGATGTTTGTCGGGTATACTTTCTCATAGTTCACCTCGCAATTAGTCACATAATAAAATATGATAGATTTAAGGGATTAGTGAAAGGATTTAACTTTTTTGCCACTAAATATAAAATACACGTATATAAATGAAAGAAATAGTGAGTGCATAGTCATAAGTGATATAATAAAGCTATATTAAATAGGTAAGTGCCGATAAAATAGAGGAGTAAAGTGAAATGTGTGAGGATTGTATGCATTTAGAATATGATGAAGCCACGAAAGAGTATGTGTGCAGTGTTGCACCTATTATGGATGAAGATGATATGGCAAGAATGAGTTACTATCCTAGTAAACGATGTCCATATTATAAAATAGGTGATGAATATACTATAGTTCGTAAACAAAATTAATTGACAGATGAAAAGTAGCAGCAAGTATAAAAGGAGAAAAATATGGGATTAGTAGAGCTTTATCAAAGCTATAGTGAAATCAATAGAGATTATATGACCTTTATAGAAGAAACCGTAAGCATAGATTTTAAAAATAACCAGCCAGAGGAAATACTTCAACTATTAACTCAGGCAAAAAAAGGATTTGAAGAGCTGATAGCGGCTAGTAATGAAATTGAACTTAGAGAAGCGGATGAAACAAACTTTAAGGATTTAAAATATTTATTAGTAGATGCACTGTTCTTAGCCATTGATCTTCTGGATTTCTATAAAGCAGGTGAAGAAGGCAGATTCAAAATGAGAGTGCTTAATCATCTCAATAAAAAAAGACGAGCAGAGATGTTTAATGAAGCTAATCAAATGGGTTGCCCGATTAAACAGATGTAAGAAAAAAATATGAGATAGAGTATGCCTCAATATAAATGATGAAAATAGGATAAAAGGGACCATTGCACATGGTAGGTTTCCCTTAAAGTAGACAGTTTGAAGAATGATACTGTTCACTTTAAGGAGGAGCAGTTCATGTTGCAATAGTCCTTTTTTGTTTTTTATATAATCCTTTTAGCTTTTAAACGGAAGTATTTTCAGTAGAAGTTTCGTGGATATTTTAGGTAACCATTAGATTGTATAATTCTAGAAATATTATTTTGTAAATATTGACAAATTAGAAAACTGAGTGTATTATCTGTACTAAGGTGAATAGTACAGTTTGAGAAAGGAGTGAAGCTGTGTTTCCTATAGACGCAAGGGATAGTAGACCAATTTATGAGCAGATTATTGATCAAATTAAAGAACAGGTAATGAAGGGGATTTTAAAGCCAGGAGATCAGCTACCATCTGTTAGACAACTAGCAAGTATGTTAACAGTGAATGCTAATACGGTGATGAAGGCTTATACAGAGCTTGAAAGACAGGAAGTGATTGAAACCATAAGGGGGAAGGGAGCGTTTATTGCTATGATGCCAAGTAAAGTTATTAGTGAAAAGCAGATTATAGAAGTACGTAAGGCATTAAAAAGTAGTTTTGTAGCCATGCACTATATGGGGATGAGTAAGCAAGAAGTTATGGCAGAGATTGAAAAGATTTACGATGAACTCTCAAAGGAGGAAGAGTAAATGGTGAAAATAGAGCATGTCAGTAAAAGCTTTAATGGGCAAAAGGTTCTAAAAGATGTTTCCATAGAAGTAAAGCCTGGCAGCATTTACGGCATTATTGGGGAGAATGGGGTAGGTAAAAGTACACTCATTCAATGTTTAACAGGAATTTATAAACTAGATGAAGGAACTATTTTAATAGACGGTCAACCAGTTTATGAAAATAATCTAGTAAAAGAGCAAATAGGCTATGTAGCAGACCGCAATCAGTTTTTTAATAGTTACCGTGTAGAGCAAATGGTGACCTTTTTTGAAGAAACTTATCCTAAATTTTCAAGAGAAAAGTTTAATGCTTACAATGAAACCTTTAAATTAAATCCAAAGACTAAAGTAAAAAATCTCTCAAAAGGGATGCAAATGCGTCTTTCCTTAATGCTTAATATGGCAAGTATGCCAAAGGTATTAGTATTAGATGAGCCTACTTCAGGGCTGGATGCTTTAGCAAAGAAACAAGTATTAGACTTTATTATTGAACAAGTGGATGAAACAGATATGACTGTTATTATTTCCTCACATCACTTAGCAGAATTAGAGCGTATCTGTGATGAAATCACTATGCTTTCTAAAGGAGAGGTGGTCTATCAAAGTTCAGTAGAAGACTTAAAGAGCAAGGTGAAAAAGCTTCAAGTAGTCTTTGATAAAGGAGCGCCAGAAGACCTAGATAAATGGCATGGGGTTTTAAATGTAGAGCATG
Coding sequences:
- a CDS encoding L,D-transpeptidase family protein, with the translated sequence MRKYTRQTSDSYKYTLANVNLRESNTTTSNVLTVIPAGSKVQVIDSAEDWYEVIYNNQKGYVYASYLSITKYTWRDTLLRSYPAAESNPVTVVPAKSEVEVLSVVGDWSQVIYNDRKGYIFTTFLSDDGNPPTAYDFTYFYTDMTRFVNDNQIKSPTTNLITTDLENKSTYIYERGSDNLWKLLYKWECTVGKPSTPTIKGTFYVTGRKPYFGTDTYRVKYATRIKGAYYYHSILYNAEGTEVIDDRLGMALSHGCVRLATKNAQWIYDNILDSTAIVIN
- a CDS encoding DUF6472 family protein; this encodes MCEDCMHLEYDEATKEYVCSVAPIMDEDDMARMSYYPSKRCPYYKIGDEYTIVRKQN
- a CDS encoding GntR family transcriptional regulator, whose protein sequence is MFPIDARDSRPIYEQIIDQIKEQVMKGILKPGDQLPSVRQLASMLTVNANTVMKAYTELERQEVIETIRGKGAFIAMMPSKVISEKQIIEVRKALKSSFVAMHYMGMSKQEVMAEIEKIYDELSKEEE
- a CDS encoding ABC transporter ATP-binding protein is translated as MVKIEHVSKSFNGQKVLKDVSIEVKPGSIYGIIGENGVGKSTLIQCLTGIYKLDEGTILIDGQPVYENNLVKEQIGYVADRNQFFNSYRVEQMVTFFEETYPKFSREKFNAYNETFKLNPKTKVKNLSKGMQMRLSLMLNMASMPKVLVLDEPTSGLDALAKKQVLDFIIEQVDETDMTVIISSHHLAELERICDEITMLSKGEVVYQSSVEDLKSKVKKLQVVFDKGAPEDLDKWHGVLNVEHVGSVYYVVTNDYNAALEKRLKLAGAMLVETIGLNLEEVFIYTAISRENIGEEA